From Paenibacillus graminis, a single genomic window includes:
- a CDS encoding SAM-dependent methyltransferase, giving the protein MNDFTEETPRQTPAPEGKAHSRYICTANHGFAPYAQEELRRLFGAVKSTLLLPGEIFLATLEAEPEEVSRLLAGHLPIFLRHIQPVQFQDQGDLSALDRLAVYLSRRSELEGEKVSLHVRKGNNSFWPDSPGELREWLQERLQDLGAEFTVQDPAWVISVYADGGALYAGVSRPEENLSSWNGGMIRFRKEDGQISRAKFKLMEAEKEFAIPFHSFRNAVDIGASPGGWTSFLLERGLKVTAVDPALMHESLRKNPSLKILRKNAGDVKFSDNEFDLLVCDMSWSPKLMAKLVTGLLHSLSPGGTAIVTVKLMHKKPLAVIKEIIAMFESGRMQIQRAKQLFHNRDEITLYMIKY; this is encoded by the coding sequence TTGAATGATTTTACTGAAGAAACTCCACGGCAGACCCCTGCTCCGGAAGGAAAAGCGCATTCGCGGTATATTTGTACCGCCAACCACGGTTTTGCCCCATATGCACAAGAGGAGCTCCGCCGCCTGTTCGGTGCGGTGAAGAGCACGCTGCTGCTGCCGGGCGAGATTTTTCTGGCCACACTTGAAGCGGAGCCTGAAGAGGTGTCGCGGCTATTGGCCGGTCATCTGCCCATCTTCCTGCGGCATATACAGCCGGTGCAGTTTCAGGACCAGGGCGACCTGTCTGCGCTGGACCGGCTGGCTGTTTACCTGAGCCGGCGCAGCGAGCTTGAAGGCGAGAAGGTGTCGCTGCATGTCCGCAAAGGCAACAACTCTTTCTGGCCGGATAGTCCGGGTGAACTGCGCGAATGGCTGCAGGAGCGCCTGCAGGACCTGGGCGCTGAGTTCACCGTCCAGGACCCGGCCTGGGTGATTTCCGTCTATGCAGACGGCGGGGCGCTGTATGCGGGTGTATCCCGGCCGGAGGAAAACCTGTCAAGCTGGAATGGAGGCATGATCCGTTTCCGCAAAGAGGATGGACAGATATCTCGGGCGAAGTTCAAGCTGATGGAGGCGGAAAAGGAGTTCGCGATTCCGTTTCACAGCTTCCGGAATGCTGTGGATATCGGTGCATCGCCCGGCGGCTGGACCTCGTTTCTGCTGGAGCGGGGGCTTAAGGTGACAGCCGTTGACCCGGCGCTCATGCACGAGTCGCTCCGCAAGAATCCTTCGCTGAAGATCCTGCGCAAAAATGCCGGAGACGTGAAATTTTCGGACAATGAATTTGACCTGCTCGTCTGTGACATGAGCTGGAGCCCCAAGCTGATGGCCAAGCTGGTTACCGGCCTGCTGCACAGCCTCTCTCCCGGAGGAACGGCCATTGTCACCGTAAAGCTGATGCATAAGAAGCCGCTGGCGGTAATCAAGGAAATTATCGCTATGTTTGAGAGCGGGCGGATGCAAATCCAACGTGCCAAGCAGTTGTTCCATAACCGGGACGAAATTACACTTTATATGATTAAATATTAA
- a CDS encoding ABC transporter ATP-binding protein → MISLQHLTLRREQSLILDDVSLEMKQGENWVILGRNGSGKTTILEMMTGYLFPSKGSVEVLGYKYGQCDLREVRKEIGYIGPSLMEKLSLTDPVWEVVATGAYAFLRFYQDIPRAVHDQAIRLLEDMNLGELANHPFGTLSQGERKKAMLARCLMAEPKLLILDEPCAGLDLYEREKMLAEIDKLKQRDVSVVYVTHHVEEIVPLFTHVALIRDGKLAGSGPKEEVLTKEMILATYDIPADIEWDSGRPWIKIRPGGSIL, encoded by the coding sequence ATGATATCTTTACAACATCTGACCCTTCGCAGGGAACAAAGCCTGATTCTGGACGATGTGTCGCTGGAAATGAAGCAAGGCGAGAACTGGGTGATTCTGGGCCGCAATGGCTCAGGAAAAACTACAATTTTAGAAATGATGACCGGCTACTTGTTTCCGAGCAAGGGTTCCGTCGAGGTGCTTGGTTATAAATACGGCCAGTGTGATCTGCGCGAGGTGCGCAAGGAAATCGGCTATATCGGACCGTCATTGATGGAAAAGCTGTCGCTGACCGATCCCGTATGGGAGGTTGTCGCTACGGGTGCCTATGCTTTTCTCCGTTTCTATCAGGATATTCCGCGCGCCGTACACGATCAGGCGATCCGGCTGCTGGAGGACATGAATCTCGGTGAGCTGGCAAACCATCCGTTTGGAACCTTGTCCCAAGGGGAACGCAAAAAGGCGATGCTGGCACGCTGCCTGATGGCTGAGCCGAAGCTGCTGATCCTGGATGAGCCCTGCGCCGGGCTCGACTTGTATGAACGCGAAAAAATGCTGGCTGAGATTGACAAGCTGAAACAGCGTGACGTATCTGTTGTATATGTGACACATCATGTTGAAGAAATTGTGCCGTTGTTTACACATGTGGCCCTGATCCGGGACGGCAAGCTGGCCGGCTCCGGACCCAAGGAAGAAGTGCTGACGAAAGAAATGATCTTGGCCACCTATGATATTCCTGCTGATATTGAATGGGATAGCGGCCGTCCCTGGATTAAAATAAGACCTGGAGGCTCAATCCTTTGA
- a CDS encoding serine/threonine protein kinase: MEFATKLKAGLILGDRYRIARKIGIGGMSHVFLAEDLRLPGKCWAVKESIDKGEAYGDIQAEAELLISLNHPLLPGMVDFFPPDGEGYCYLVMDYIEGVTLSEYLLVNPGPLPAICILRYAKQLLNVLQYLHGHHPPIVHRDMKPGNIMLTGRDELMLIDLGIARRLKKVGNEDTEKLGTAGFAAPEQYGGGQSGPVSDLYGLGALLLYMATGGQFSRWQPGLEDKLRPGLPDAMIPVIRRLLRQHPEERYPNAEAVLRALEPIEAQAGTTSGPQYRPSPSAAHPAKRKAAVVALLGTAPGLGTTHTSLAAVTFLSRSGAAAWVDYHPASAVYERICNLLDRPEEAHDHGAGGSPLVWKGVHYYKRPPEGDISSLLRGTYRFVILDLGTAGYAGAVEEFAASDIPLLVASGADWRLEDTLHWLARSGLVPQPNWRVCLPLSGQAAAGLLGAALGGVTVHTLPYQQDPFQQKGKLAETLERLLKEYTPERMFAKRNGIFRKK, translated from the coding sequence ATGGAATTTGCAACGAAGCTCAAAGCTGGACTGATACTAGGGGACAGGTACAGAATTGCCCGTAAAATCGGAATAGGGGGAATGAGCCATGTTTTTCTCGCGGAGGATTTGCGTCTGCCTGGGAAATGCTGGGCGGTGAAGGAGAGTATCGATAAAGGGGAGGCCTATGGAGATATCCAAGCGGAAGCCGAACTGCTGATATCGCTGAACCATCCGCTGCTGCCGGGAATGGTTGATTTCTTCCCGCCGGACGGGGAGGGGTATTGCTATCTTGTGATGGATTATATCGAGGGTGTTACATTAAGTGAATATCTTCTGGTGAACCCCGGGCCGCTGCCGGCTATCTGTATCCTTCGTTATGCCAAGCAGCTGCTGAACGTGCTGCAATATTTGCACGGGCATCATCCGCCAATTGTTCACCGCGACATGAAGCCAGGGAATATTATGCTGACCGGACGAGATGAGCTGATGTTGATCGACCTGGGTATTGCGCGCAGGCTAAAAAAAGTTGGGAATGAAGACACGGAGAAACTCGGGACAGCAGGTTTTGCCGCACCGGAGCAGTATGGAGGAGGGCAAAGCGGGCCTGTCTCGGATCTCTACGGTCTGGGGGCTCTGCTGCTGTATATGGCAACCGGGGGCCAATTCAGCCGCTGGCAGCCGGGACTGGAGGATAAGCTGCGTCCCGGACTGCCGGACGCTATGATTCCTGTGATCCGGCGCTTGCTGCGCCAGCATCCTGAAGAGAGGTATCCTAATGCAGAAGCAGTACTGCGTGCATTGGAGCCGATTGAAGCTCAAGCTGGGACAACATCTGGACCCCAATATAGGCCCAGCCCATCTGCCGCACACCCTGCCAAAAGGAAAGCGGCGGTGGTTGCTCTCCTTGGGACAGCTCCGGGCCTTGGCACAACCCATACTTCTTTGGCCGCGGTCACCTTCCTGTCCCGGTCCGGTGCTGCCGCTTGGGTGGATTATCATCCTGCCTCTGCTGTGTATGAGCGAATCTGTAATCTGCTGGACAGGCCAGAAGAAGCTCATGACCATGGAGCCGGAGGGAGCCCCCTGGTGTGGAAAGGGGTCCACTACTATAAGCGACCGCCTGAAGGTGATATTAGCTCCCTGCTGCGAGGTACGTATCGTTTTGTGATTCTTGATTTGGGTACGGCGGGCTATGCGGGAGCTGTTGAGGAATTTGCGGCAAGTGATATCCCGCTGCTTGTGGCTTCCGGTGCGGACTGGCGGCTGGAGGATACACTGCATTGGCTGGCCCGCAGCGGGCTAGTGCCCCAGCCGAACTGGAGGGTCTGCCTGCCGCTCTCCGGCCAGGCTGCGGCCGGTCTGCTGGGAGCCGCCCTGGGTGGCGTTACAGTACACACTTTGCCGTATCAGCAGGACCCTTTTCAGCAAAAGGGCAAGCTGGCTGAGACACTCGAACGCCTGCTGAAAGAGTATACGCCGGAACGGATGTTTGCGAAGCGTAATGGAATTTTCAGAAAAAAATGA
- a CDS encoding thioredoxin family protein: MKEMNQQELLEALERKGEPLVVFFYTPLCGTCKAARRMLEVAEHLLPEELLIAAGNVNMLPGLVNTCRISSVPALLVAPADRSKAPLIYYSMSSVERVLDYIRSVTS; the protein is encoded by the coding sequence ATGAAGGAGATGAATCAGCAGGAATTGCTGGAAGCGCTGGAGCGGAAGGGTGAGCCGCTGGTGGTCTTTTTCTATACCCCACTGTGCGGAACCTGTAAAGCGGCGCGGCGGATGCTGGAGGTCGCAGAGCATCTGCTGCCGGAGGAGCTGTTGATTGCCGCAGGCAATGTGAACATGCTGCCAGGTCTGGTGAATACCTGCCGGATCTCCAGTGTGCCTGCACTGCTGGTTGCCCCCGCAGATCGAAGCAAGGCTCCGCTTATTTATTATTCAATGAGCTCTGTGGAACGGGTGCTGGACTACATAAGGAGTGTGACCTCATAA
- the abc-f gene encoding ribosomal protection-like ABC-F family protein, protein MSLLTVEDVSHNFGDRQLFKNVSFRLLAGEHVGLVGANGVGKSTLMNILTGKLLKDSGRVEWTPKVRYGYLDQHTILAPGKTIRDVLKDAFLPLLELENEMMAITGKMGEADPEELELLLEQMGEIQEQLDIGDFYLIDVKVEEMGNGLGLSAIGLDRDVSTLSGGQRTKVLLAKLLLEKPNVLLLDEPTNYLDVEHIDWLTNYLKQYPYAFILISHDTEFMNKVVDVVYHLEFAKLTRYTANYERFLDMAEMNKSQHIDAYEKQQEFIKKQEDFIQRNKARASTSGRAKSREKQLDRMERIDRPEEAAKPAFSFKESRASGKTVFEGLDFEIGYDRPLLPKLNMTIERGEKIAIVGCNGVGKSTLLKTILGVIPAYSGKTYLGDYLNAAYFQQEVKAANLTPIDDVWNEFSSLNQHEVRAHLARCGLKNEHITRPLSMLSGGEQAKVRLCKLMMRESNWILFDEPTNHLDVVAKAELKRALQDYKGTVLLVSHEPDFYEDWVTKVWDVEQWSAQTV, encoded by the coding sequence ATGAGTTTACTTACAGTGGAAGACGTTTCGCATAACTTCGGAGACCGGCAGCTGTTCAAAAATGTATCCTTCCGGCTGCTGGCCGGAGAGCATGTTGGACTGGTAGGAGCGAATGGCGTCGGCAAGTCTACGCTGATGAATATTTTGACCGGGAAGCTGCTCAAGGACAGCGGCAGAGTGGAATGGACCCCGAAAGTCCGCTATGGCTATCTGGATCAGCATACGATTCTTGCACCGGGCAAAACCATCCGTGACGTACTGAAGGATGCCTTCCTGCCACTGCTTGAGCTTGAGAATGAAATGATGGCCATTACCGGGAAAATGGGTGAGGCTGATCCAGAGGAGCTTGAGCTGCTGCTGGAGCAGATGGGTGAAATCCAGGAACAGCTGGATATCGGTGATTTCTATTTGATTGATGTCAAAGTAGAAGAAATGGGCAACGGCCTCGGTTTGTCGGCCATTGGATTGGACCGTGATGTATCAACATTAAGCGGGGGACAGCGGACCAAGGTTTTGCTGGCCAAGCTGCTGCTGGAGAAGCCGAATGTTCTGCTGCTGGATGAGCCCACCAACTATTTGGATGTGGAGCATATTGACTGGCTGACGAACTACCTGAAGCAATATCCGTATGCGTTCATCCTGATCTCCCATGATACTGAATTTATGAATAAAGTCGTCGATGTTGTCTACCATCTGGAGTTTGCCAAGCTGACCCGTTATACAGCCAACTATGAGCGTTTCCTTGATATGGCGGAGATGAATAAGAGTCAGCATATCGACGCTTATGAGAAGCAGCAGGAGTTCATCAAAAAGCAGGAGGATTTCATCCAGCGCAACAAAGCGCGTGCCTCCACTTCAGGACGGGCCAAAAGCCGTGAGAAGCAGCTTGACCGGATGGAACGGATTGACCGTCCGGAGGAAGCGGCGAAGCCTGCGTTCTCGTTCAAGGAGAGCCGGGCCAGCGGCAAGACGGTGTTCGAAGGCCTGGACTTCGAGATTGGCTACGACCGGCCGCTGCTGCCAAAACTGAATATGACGATTGAGCGCGGCGAGAAAATTGCCATTGTCGGCTGCAACGGGGTGGGCAAATCCACTTTGCTGAAGACCATTCTGGGTGTCATCCCTGCTTACAGCGGTAAAACCTACCTTGGCGATTACCTGAATGCAGCATACTTCCAGCAGGAGGTTAAGGCTGCGAATCTCACGCCAATCGACGATGTATGGAATGAGTTTTCCAGTCTGAACCAGCATGAGGTGCGTGCCCATCTGGCCCGCTGCGGCCTGAAAAACGAGCATATCACCCGTCCGCTGAGCATGCTGAGCGGGGGCGAACAGGCCAAAGTGCGTCTCTGCAAGCTGATGATGCGCGAGAGCAACTGGATTCTGTTCGATGAGCCCACCAATCACTTGGATGTAGTAGCCAAGGCAGAACTGAAACGGGCATTGCAGGATTACAAAGGCACGGTTCTGCTGGTTTCCCACGAACCCGATTTCTATGAGGATTGGGTCACCAAAGTCTGGGATGTGGAGCAGTGGTCGGCACAGACAGTTTAG